A region from the Poecilia reticulata strain Guanapo linkage group LG12, Guppy_female_1.0+MT, whole genome shotgun sequence genome encodes:
- the tnpo1 gene encoding transportin-1: MECEWKPDEQGLQQILQLLKESQSPDTSTQRSVQQRLEQLNQYPDFNNYLIFVLTKLKSEDEPTRSLSGLILKNNVKAHYQNFPNGVSDFIKSECLQNIGDSSPLIRATVGILITTIASKGELQNWPELLPKLCLLLDSEDYNTCEGAFGALQKICEDSAEILDSDMLDRPLNVMIPKFLQFFKHNSPKIRSHAIACVNQFIISRTQALMLHIDPFIENLFALATDEEPEVRKNVCRALVMLLEVRLDRLLPHMHNIIEYMLLRTQDPDENVALEACEFWLTLAEQPVCKEVLCGHLSQLIPVLVNGMKYSEIDIILLKGDIEEDEAIPDNEQDIRPRFHRSRTVAQQHEGDGIEEDDDDDDEMDDDDDDTISDWNLRKCSAAALDVLANVFRDDLLLHILPLLKELLFHPDWVVKESGILVLGAIAEGCMQGMIPYLPELIPHLIQCLSDKKALVRSITCWTLSRYAHWVVSQPPDIYLKPLMTELLKRILDSNKRVQEAACSAFATLEEEACTELVPYLAFILDTLVFAFSKYQHKNLLILYDAIGTLADSVGHHLNKPEYIQMLMPPLIQKWNQLKDEDKDLFPLLECLSSVATALQSGFLPYCEPVYQRCVNLVQKTLAQSMLHQSQPDQYETPDKDFMIVALDLLSGLAEGLGGTIEQLVARSNILTLMYQCMQDKMPEVRQSSFALLGDLTKACFQHVKPCIADFMPILGTNLNPELISVCNNATWAIGEISIQMGPEMQPYITMVLHQLVEIINRPNTPKTLLENTAITIGRLGYVCPQEVAPMLQQFIRPWCTSLRNIRDNEEKDSAFRGICTMISVNPGGVVQDFIFFCDAVASWVNPKDDLREMFYKILHGFKNQVGEENWRRFSDQFPLPLKERLATFYGV, encoded by the exons ATGGAGTGTGAGTGGAAGCCAGACGAGCAGGGGCTTCAGCAAATACTACAGCTGCTGAAGGAGTCTCAGTCACCAGACACGTCCACGCAGAGATCCGTCCAGCAA AGACTCGAGCAGCTGAACCAGTACCCGGACTTTAACAACtatttgatatttgttttgaccaaattaaaatctgaag ACGAACCGACCCGTTCCCTTAGCGGACTGATTCTGAAGAACAACGTCAAGGCTCACTACCAGAACTTCCCAAACGGAGTGTCTGATTTCATCAAGAGCGAATGCCTCCAAAACATTGGAGACTCCTCTCCCCTCATTCGTGCCACAGTGG GGATCCTCATCACCACCATCGCCTCCAAAGGAGAGCTGCAAAACTGGCCTGAGCTTCTGCCCAAACTCTGTCTGCTGCTGGATTCTGAAGACTACAACACATGTGAA GGAGCGTTCGGGGCGCTGCAGAAGATCTGTGAGGACTCCGCTGAGATACTGGACAGCGACATGCTGGATCGTCCTCTTAACGTCATGATCCCCAAATTCTTGCAGTTCTTCAAGCACAACAGCCCGAAAATTAg GTCTCATGCCATTGCCTGTGTCAATCAGTTCATCATCAGCAGGACCCAGGCCCTAATGCTTCACATTGACCCGTTCATCGAG AACCTGTTTGCACTGGCGACCGATGAGGAGCCCGAAGTGAGGAAGAATGTTTGCAGAGCCCTCGTCATGCTGCTGGAGGTTCGGCTGGATCGTCTTCTGCCTCACATGCACAACATCATTGAG tacATGCTCCTGAGGACCCAGGACCCAGATGAGAATGTCGCCCTGGAGGCCTGTGAGTTCTGGCTTACACTGGCCGAGCAGCCGGTGTGTAAAGAAGTGCTGTGTGGCCACCTCTCTCA GCTCATTCCTGTACTTGTCAACGGGATGAAGTACTCGGAGATCGACATCATCTTGCTCAAG GGGGACATCGAGGAGGACGAGGCCATTCCAGACAACGAGCAGGACATCAGACCGCGCTTCCACCGCTCCCGCACGGTCGCCCAGCAGCACGAGGGCGACGGGATCGAggaagacgacgacgacgacgatgaaatggacgacgacgacgacgacacGATTTCTGATTGGAACCTGC GAAAGTGCTCTGCAGCAGCGCTGGACGTGTTGGCCAATGTGTTCAGGGACGATCTGCTGCTGCACATCCTCCCACTGCTCAAAGAGCTGCTTTTCCACCCTGACTGGGTTGTAAAGGAGTCCGGCATCCTGGTGCTGGGCGCTATAGCCGAAG gTTGCATGCAAGGCATGATCCCCTACCTGCCTGAGCTCATCCCGCACCTCATCCAGTGCTTGTCTGACAAAAAGGCACTGGTGCGATCCATCACCTGCTGGACACTGAGTCGCTACGCGCACTGGGTGGTAAGCCAGCCCCCGGATATTTACCTGAAGCCTCTAATGACTGAGCTACTGAAGCGCATACTGGACAGCAACAAACGTGTGCAGGAGGCTGCTTGCag CGCCTTTGCCACGTTGGAGGAGGAGGCTTGCACAGAGCTGGTGCCCTACCTGGCGTTCATCTTGGACACGCTGGTGTTTGCTTTCAGCAAGTACCAGCACAAAAACCTGCTCATTCTCTACGACGCCATCGGGACGCTTGCGGATTCCGTGGGACACCACCTAAATAAACCG GAATACATCCAGATGTTGATGCCACCACTGATACAGAAATGGAACCAGCTGAAAGATGAAGACAAAGATCTTTTTCCTTTGTTAGaa TGTTTATCCTCGGTAGCCACAGCCCTTCAGAGCGGCTTTCTGCCCTACTGTGAGCCTGTTTACCAGCGATGCGTCAACCTGGTCCAGAAGACGCTTGCTCAATCCATG CTTCACCAGTCACAACCTGACCAGTATGAGACGCCGGACAAAGACTTCATGATTGTGGCTCTGGATCTACTGAGCGGACTGGCCGAGGGCCTGGGAGGCACCATCGAGCAGCTGGTCGCTCGTAGCAACATCCTCACTCTCATGTATCAGTGCATGCAG GACAAAATGCCTGAGGTGCGTCAGAGCTCTTTCGCTCTGCTTGGGGATCTCACCAAGGCTTGCTTCCAGCACGTCAAACCCTGCATCG ctGATTTTATGCCCATACTGGGTACAAATTTGAACCCAGAGTTAATATCTGTGTGCAACAATGCAACCTGGGCAATCGGAGAGATTTCTATACAAATGG GGCCTGAAATGCAGCCTTACATTACCATGGTGCTGCACCAGCTGGTGGAGATCATTAACAGACCCAATACTCCAAAGACTCTACTGGAAAACACAG CAATAACAATTGGTCGTCTTGGTTACGTTTGTCCTCAAGAGGTGGCACCCATGCTACAGCAGTTTATAAGACCCTG GTGCACCTCCCTGCGAAATATAAGAGACAATGAGGAGAAAGACTCGGCATTCAGAGGAATTTGCACCATGATCAGTGTAAATCCTGGAGGCGTGGTGCAG GACTTTATATTCTTCTGCGACGCAGTGGCCTCCTGGGTAAATCCAAAGGACGATCTCAGAGAAATGTTCTACAAG ATCCTTCACGGGTTCAAGAACCAGGTGGGCGAAGAGAACTGGAGGCGCTTCTCTGATCAGTTCCCGCTTCCCTTGAAGGAACGACTGGCAACCTTTTATGGGGTGTAA